CTGCTTAACCCTTAACCAAGAAGTATTGATAAGCTAATACTTGCCCGGTACTTCGGTCAATTGCATGTCACAGCCATCTAGGGTTGCTCTTTTTACCCACATAGCTCCACATCTCCAAAACGCTCTGACTCTTCGACTTCAGCTTCTTCAGGCTCTTCAACTCGTATAATTTCTACTTCCACACTCTCAGGTTTTAGCCTCTGGAGCAGTTTCTGATTCACTTGTTTGAGGAGAGCGAGTTTTTTTTAATTCTTGAATCACGGTTGTAGGACTGATATGCAACACGCGGGCAATATCTCGCACTCCACTCCCCTTGAGCGTCATCTCCACGATCTGCTGCTTGACTTCTCGTGTCCTTCCTGGATAAGTTTGAGTTAAGACGAAAGTGCGGTAGGGACAATCAGTGTTTTGGCAGTAATAACGTTGTTTGCCTACTAGCGACTTTCCGTATTTAGTCACCTCTGTGCTGTGACAATGATGGCATTCAATTGCTACCAAAACAGTCATAAGACTTAACCAAGTTTTTTATTCATTATACTCGATCAACCGATCTACAACATTACCAAATTTATAATATTGCAAAGTTTTATTTTTTACTAAGTTTTAAGTATTCCAGTTATCAAATTTTATCATTCAGATGGAGAGAATTAGGTGTAAGCTGCCAATGTTTGCAGCCTAGATTTAGATGTATATACTAAAATTCTTAAAAAAATGCACGATGAAGCTGAAAAGTGAATAAAGCAAAGAATTTTGGATTGATAAATCAGGGAATAACTAAATCGAGAATCAGAATTTAGAAATGCTCCATGACTTGGATAAAACGTTAGAAGAATTGCTCAAGGCTGAG
The DNA window shown above is from Chroococcidiopsis sp. SAG 2025 and carries:
- a CDS encoding IS1-like element transposase, producing the protein MTVLVAIECHHCHSTEVTKYGKSLVGKQRYYCQNTDCPYRTFVLTQTYPGRTREVKQQIVEMTLKGSGVRDIARVLHISPTTVIQELKKTRSPQTSESETAPEAKT